In Aethina tumida isolate Nest 87 chromosome 2, icAetTumi1.1, whole genome shotgun sequence, the DNA window atttacacaaaaatagttaattaattgattgctttaaatttaatcaatttatcatACATagatggaaattaaaaaataataattagtccTTACCAGTGTCGGGTtcatctgaaaataaaataaatatttaatagtacatctaattaatttatattttaacttatagGAAATactcaatatatattgaatttattggtaaataataattttaaataaacattatgttaggaatttcaattaacagtaaattttaacgatgtgagcaaaaattaattattccacTATTAACAACGAACAAAGTTACTAAATGTTTGGCTTGATATTGATTTCTTTGTGCAAACTGTCAACTTAttgccaaattttattattaaaataaaatttcatacagatgataaatgtatttaaaatttaaaaagaccTAAAAAAGAAGTGTTTAATTCTTACCAGTGTTAGGTTcatctgaaaattaataaatataaattaataaatcaataattattaaatatagcagtcaaataaatatattaattatttattattttaaatatacatatatatatatatatatatatatatatatatatattcaaaataagtcttacaaaatttcagatatagttaaaaaaatgtgtaactacaaaaaatattcaaaaatgttaatttaatttattttggtttcatagaaaatgatttaataataaacaacacaaaaaataattataattaaataaatattatgacaaAATCTTCaactaattatatacaattaaataaaaaacatttcaaatagtAAAAGGGAagattaaattactataaattaatcattgtaTGATTcagtgataaaataaaattatttttattagaaaaataattaaaaaaaaaattaaaaataagtttaattctCACCAGTGTTAGGGgtatctgaaaataaaaaaaaaatatttgttagtataactcaattaaataaaaaataattctaaagttacaaaaaaaattaaattactataatttaataatgatttaataataaaagaattcttaaaaaaattaaaaatcgtttAATTCTCACCTGTGTTAGGGgcatctgaaaataaaaaaatatttattagtataatttattttttcgtttctaatatttcatttaatagtatataattaaataaaaaataattttaatagtacaaAGAAGATTAAATtgcattcaataaaaaaaatcacgtAGTATcgtgtatataattattaataatttaattcatacgtTTGTTAATCACATTTCCCAActataattagtataaatttctgttttatGAGTACTAATATTAAAGAGTACTTACCAGTCGGATCTACAGGTGCAAcagctgaaaaaaatattaatttatttagttctttCCATAATCTTTTTACGTACAATATGAAGATTTTTTGAGATatgagattttttaggttatgtatcattattattgtacttttaaaattaaaagtttaaaaatgtccACATATTCTGATACATTCTGTATATAGATTTATGTTCAAATCTAGAAACAAGTGTCAACCTATAGTGTATTCACATAAGTAAACAATAGGCATGCGCAGTTGACACTGCACACCTGATTTTGACAGggctgtatttaaaattaaagatatcgaaataatatataacatgtttagacaaaatattcatttggaATATtcaccataattttaaataaacaataataaattaaataaatatgtgtggCTGAGTGCCCTGACAAAATTTAAGTCACAACTGACCAATAAGAAATATGTTATCCACCACACAactaaatatgtttatgttaCCTAGTTTGAATAGAGTATACTTTTTACTTACTTGCATCACAGTCGACATTTTCCAAATAATCGCACTGATGAATGGCCTGGTTCCAATACAAATTCGGTGGGCACGTGTAAAGATTAGCCTGTCCTTGGTAACATTCGTAAAACTTAGTGCAGTCCTCCGGACAAGGGAAGAAAGTAATTTCGTCCGAAGGATAAGGACAGAACGAGTCCGGTCCTTTGGTCGGCTCAATGGTTGTCGGGTTAGTTGGTCCGTCTGGttctaaaaattgatgaaaacaaCTGTCTACTGAGATCTAGAATTcgttttaagcaattttatttatattttttatatttgtacatttttattatttaatttatctgatTACCTaactataaagttaaataaataaattttggtttatgaataatattattaagggGGACTTACCTGTGGGATTTACGGGTCCAACagctgaaaaatattaaatatttagttttttatataaattaattaattaataaataagttaataccTATAGTCTATTCACATAAGGTACACGTGACAGTACTAAACATGTTATCCATcctagtttgaatggagtatacgTTTCACTTACTTGCATCACAGTCGACATTTTCCAAATAGTCACACTCATGAATGGCCTGATTCCAATACAAATTTGGGGGACACGTGTACAGATTAGCCTGTCCTTGATAACATTCGTAAAACTTAGTGCAGTCCTCCGGACAAGGGAAGAAAGTAATCTCATCCGAAGGATAAGGACAGAACGAGTCCGGTCCTTTGGTCGGCTCAGTAGGAGCGGGATCAGTGGGTCCGACTggttctaaaaattaacaaaaacaacaattgaTCCACCgagataatttgttttaagtagcacggaaacaaatctaattttaaatcgtgataaaataaatgattttgctTACGTGTGGGAACGTCGGGGTCGGCGGTTGGGTCGCAGTTGGCTATTTCGGGGGCGTCGCACTGTTGCAAGGGGTAGTTGAATTCCAGACCGGCGGGACAGTCCATGGGGTATCTGGCGCCTTCGAAACATTCCCAGTATTTGGTGCAGTCGCCCGGGTACGGGTATCTGGTCACCACTTCTGAGGGGTAGGGGCAACGTGGGTCCGGCGTCCATTTATCTTCTGccactaaaaataaacaattatatttaagtcaGGGAATAAATCttggaaatattaatacatacagACAGAGGAGTTGGACAAGGCCAAAACCAAAAGGGTTACAACAGCTGaaacaaagaaatataaagttcAGATCCTTTCTTGATCTATTGGTACGTGTTTTGAATTAaagattgaataataaatgtataaaacattCCTTAAACTTACCTTTAAACATAGttgttatttcatatattcagacaaaaaaagatatgaaaataaaatatagattttacacTTATATATACACCTGATAATTTTGACACATTGAATTAATTAGCTTCGATAGTGGGATAAGTGGGTTGTTGTTcacaaaattttgtacaaatgtgaagataattttattacacctTTATTTGtagtactaaaaaataattaattagaaaaataatttatttaaatagataaataatattagtacaaaattagtttatcaaaaaaataaaggtaTAAAGTTactataacattaataaaaataatcatttaagaCAGAACACAAATCCGATTAGGCCCCAATAACATTGAAATTGcactacaataaaaataagaaaacattGAAGAGAATACAATCAATAACAAAGTATAAAAGCAGCTAAAACAAGATAAAGACAAATCGATAcagttgaattaaatatataacaaaagccttgttgaattttttagatgTATTCTTGTTTAACTTAACTAAATTGatgtaaaaatcaaaattaattcatatattatttattttttgtttaaatacataataactattgttttatctttaaattgataatgatAGTATGTAATTAAAGTCTTCCTTAATTGACACATATGTAGTCGCAGGAGGAAGCAGGTTCATTCCAAAAAAGTCCAGAGGGGCAAGTCATGAGGTCGGCGTGGCCAGCAAAGCATTCGTAGTATTTCGTACAGTCGTCAGGATATGGGAGGAATGAAATTTGGTCAGTTGGAAGTCCGGAGCAAATTGAGGAGTCAGgagtttctaaaaatttaaatacatttaacaaacaattctataattaactaataaatgtcaaattgaatataaaagaaGTACTTACCAGTACCAGAAGTGGGTTGTGGATCTGGTTCcgctgaaaaaaataaataaaaggtgattaattaatcttaaacaGTGTTATAAGCAATTAAAGAAGCAAAAGAGGTGGTCTATAATGTTTTCAGGGCTTTGCCAAAGTTTCAGTgtgttctttaaatacttaccAGTAGCAGAGGATGGTTGGGGATCTGGTTtcactgaaaaaataaatagtaatttatatttacaatgacaaaaataaatagtttcatgtttcaaagtaaattgtaactaccaattggaaatataaaaaataatgtaatagtcaaaatattatgttaacgttcataaaaaatatatttgtttgaaatttataattaataaattatgaaaaatatattattttttccaatttactatttacccccctgaaatttaaataattttcagtctTTCAGTCTTATTATGtaaaaggaaataattttgtataatcctttataaaatcattcataaaaaatatatttatttgtaatttacagttaacaaattataaaaaatatattattttgatttagaacatctgtaacaaataaaaaataataaaaatacctcaatctatttactatttacccccagaaagttaaataattttcaggcTTTCAGTCTTAATATGtaaaaggaaataattttatattaacatttataaaaacgttcataaaaaaatttactatttacctcttaataattttcaggttttcagtcttaatatataaaaggaaataatattatattaacattcataaaaaatatatttgtaatttacactgaataaattaaaaaaaaaaatgaattattttgatttggaacatctataacaaataaaaaaataacaaaaatgctaaaatactatttactatttatcccctgaaatttaaataattttcaggcTTTCAGTCTTAATATGTAAaaggaaataatattatataaatattcataaaaatatatttctttgtaattattaacccatgaagtttaaataattttcaggcTTTTAGActtaataacatatataaaaagaaataatattatatattatataacattCATAAAAgcgttcataaaaaatatatttctttgtaatttacagtgaataatttataaaaaataaattattttcagatcTTCAgtcttaatatataaaatgaaataaaatatttaattaaatgtcgacattttaattttttatattacgtaCCGGTGTCAGGTGATGGTTGAGGATCTGGTttcactaaaaaaaaaataaattaaaaggagttaatgaataaaaattaccaaattaaattaatgattgacTTTGCCCTCCATCTTTAAAGGTCAGATTAggatataatcaaataaacagataaaataaGAGGTCTATAATGTTTTGAGGTCTTTGCCAAAGCTCTAAtgcgttttaaaaataaatagtaacttACCAGTTGGATTAATTGGAGCTGgagctaaaaaattattaagaaaatttgtaaattagtttacttaaaatatatgcacaatttttttttaaggttttcttCAAGAAATACTTACTTGCATCGCAGTTAACGTTTTCGAGATAATCGCAAGCAGAAGCAGGTTGATTCCAGTAAAGTCCATCGGGGCAAGTCATCAGGTCGGCGTGGCCGGCAAAGCATTCGTAGTATTTCGCACAGTCGTCGGGATGTGGGAGGAATGCAATTTGGTCAGTTGGAAGTCCGGCGCAAATTGAGGCGTCaggtttttctaaaaaatttagtcacatttaacaaacaattctATAATCAACtattaaatgtcaaattgaatataaaagaaGTACTTACCAGTACCAGAAGTGGGTTGTGGGTCTGGTTccactgaaaaaaataaataaaagttggttaattaatcttaaaaagtgttataagtaattaaaataggaAAAGAGGAGGTCTGTAATGTTTTCAAAACTTTACCAAAGTTTCAGTGTGTTCTTTAAAGTAAATGTAAGAGGAATACTTACCAGTGCCAGATGATGGTTGAGGATCTGGTTtcactgaaaaaataaataaaaagagattaattaacaaattttgggagtaaaataaaaataatagagtGCCTTCCATCTTAAAATGACTAAAGGAGTTATAAGTAACTAAAGAGGAGGTCCATGAAGTTGTCAGGTCTTTACCAAAGTTTCAGTATGTTCTTAAAAGTAAACTGTAACTTACCAGTTGGGTCAATTGGGGCTGcagctaaaaataattaaaaattttgttatttaacagtgttaaactttaaataatatacttactGGCATCACAATCAACGTTTTCAAGATAATCACACTGATGTAGGGGCTGATTCCAATACAAATTGGGGGGACAAGTGTATTCATTAGCTTGTCCCTGGTAACACTCGTAAAACTTGGTACAGTCACCCGGATAAGGGAAGAAAGTGATTTCATCTGACGGATAAGGACAGAAGGAGTCTGGCTCCCTGGTTGGTTCAGGTGGTGCCGGCTCAGTTGGCCCAACAGGttctaaaaagtaatttagtcTAATACGTAATGAGTAAATTTAACTCATTTATTTACGTGTGGGAATGTCTGGATCGGCGGTGGGGTCGCAGTGGGCTATTTCGGGGGCGTCGCATTGTTGCAAGGGGTAATTGAATTCCAGTCCGGTGGGGCAATCCATTGGGTATCTGGCGCCTTGGAAACATTCCCAGTATTTGCTGCAGTCACCCGGGTATGGGTATCTGGTTACCACGTCCGATGGGTAGGGGCATCTTGGGTCTGGTGTCCATTTGTCTTCAGCCACTGTAATACacagatatatttataatcaataaaaacacaACGATaagataactttttaattagctACAAACACTTAAGTACTTACATACGGTTGAAGAGGATACAGCCAATAACAAGATTGATACAGCAGCtaaaacaagataaaattgctgataaaatcaaatcattatgccttgtattaaattatggaGACgatttactgtttttattattatcaatgcAAAAGTTATgtcttaaaaaatgatttatttattgtttaaaatacattaaacattGAATTGTACCTATAATATACCATAGTATACCATATATATTAGATAGACATACCTTTAAGCATATTGACTTTTCACCaatacaataacaataataaaactgcaACTTGGATGTTGCATTTATATATCTGCAGATAAATACGtatcaaatcaaaaaattgacATGTTTGATTAAGGGCAAAGTGGGGATACAAGTAATTTCTAGAAATAACACCTGCTACgttctaattttattgtgaattcccaagattttctaattaatcaatactaaaattagaaatattgtttattttgggAATCTTACAGTGTAAGAAATTAAGAATCAAATTCTTTGTGTCAGAAAATAAAGGATTgatttagtatatatttaaagtgaTGATTTAGattttgaacttaatatggggtatttccatctctactacgaatgacagcctcacattttctgttcatactcaaaatctgggttagaatttcattttggtccaaattctcCCATATTTTGAGTAGAAGACTCTCCACACCCTCTCAATTATTCAGAAGGTCAAATGGTCATTTAAATGTCTCCCAAGAATGTTCCAGGTATGTTCTATTGGATTAAGGTCTGAACTGGCAGCTGGCCATCTATGGATTCATCCCAACATCAATAAGATGGGCATCACAacctttttattactttatttgacAGTAGAATGTAATAGTACAACATGAAAAAAATAGTCAAAACCTATCTGGAGgtggatttaaatatttttaacatcattAACAACATTTGAACTATTACTCATTAAAATCGattgattcattttttaatgaccAGAATTAATAAAGGTTTATGAAAACGTGTTATTTAACCAAAGCTTTTAATTTGCTCTAATCAAAATTGAGTCCATAtatcctaaaattaaaaataaatttatgatataaattgagcaaaaatcattaatttcaatattgttattattatttggcaCCACCAAAACTCTTCTAcagatttcaattaaaaactcaCAGTAGatcttaaatttgattatattctAATCCATACTAAATAATGGTaaagatgaattttaaataaatattatgtgttATCGTAATTAAATGACACACTTGAACAgatgcataattaattttattaactatttatacGGTATTTGTGttcacatataaattttatattttcaattggttaaaactgtaaaaaattataaattttgaagcaGTGTTTaagtctaaattaatatttgtgtataCAAGATTAAGGAACACCTTATATTTTCTCAGAAACTTactatcttttatttattatttgcttaATAATAATccgtcataaaattaaatatctatggatattaattaaaaatgaagattTTCTCTATAGTAATTACACGTACACCTTCATGTCCATTTACttatctttattataattaatttcctttaactaaattttaataaaacttttatacacattaaatcataaatggTACCAAAATCAATAGATTCAAGTTtcatttacaacaaaatatctCGATCACAAGTGACATTTTCCTTTAAATCACATTGATCAATGTCTGGGTTCCACAGCAACGGTGGCTCGCACTCAAAATTGTTGGCAACCCCTTGGTAACACTCGTAGTATTTGGAACAATCCTCCGGATTCGATAAAAATGTCACTTCATCCAATGGTAAACCTTCGCAAATTTTATCCGGTGCGTCCTCCAACGAGTTGGTCTCTTGTAAGCCTACGAATCAGcaacgtttaattttaagtttattatttattaatcaaaatagttACCACAGGGAGCGTTTTCCTCGTAATCACACGATTTGGTGTCGTCGTTCCATTGAAGGAGTGATGGACATTCGAAGGGGATGGCTGTTCCTTGATAGCATACGTAGTATTTGGAGCAGTCGTCTGGGTAGGCCAAGAAGGTGGTTTTATCTAAGTCGTATCCTTTGCATATTGGGTCCACTACCTGTGTAGTTTTGGACAAATCAGTTGTGCTTTGTGAATCTaccaaaataaacaacaaatttattttaatattggtcACTGTCTATGTTAGTTCAGTtagttttaagttaataattaaagtaaggGTGGTCTCAGGTCTTCAAGTACCATGGACTACTTTAAACCTTCAAGTATCACATTACATATTAATGTACAAGAAGTTTCTTCtccattaaattatgataaagtAGTTACGATACTTACAAACACTACACGTGATTATTCCAAAACTCAACAATAACTTTCCTTAAACAAGATGCACATTAACTTCTTTGtagatat includes these proteins:
- the LOC109598847 gene encoding chondroitin proteoglycan 2 is translated as MLKAAVSILLLAVSSSTVLAEDKWTPDPRCPYPSDVVTRYPYPGDCSKYWECFQGARYPMDCPTGLEFNYPLQQCDAPEIAHCDPTADPDIPTQPVGPTEPAPPEPTREPDSFCPYPSDEITFFPYPGDCTKFYECYQGQANEYTCPPNLYWNQPLHQCDYLENVDCDATAAPIDPTVKPDPQPSSGTVEPDPQPTSGTEKPDASICAGLPTDQIAFLPHPDDCAKYYECFAGHADLMTCPDGLYWNQPASACDYLENVNCDATPAPINPTVKPDPQPSPDTAVVTLLVLALSNSSVLAEDKWTPDPRCPYPSEVVTRYPYPGDCTKYWECFEGARYPMDCPAGLEFNYPLQQCDAPEIANCDPTADPDVPTQPVGPTDPAPTEPTKGPDSFCPYPSDEITFFPCPEDCTKFYECYQGQANLYTCPPNLYWNQAIHECDYLENVDCDATVGPVNPTEPDGPTNPTTIEPTKGPDSFCPYPSDEITFFPCPEDCTKFYECYQGQANLYTCPPNLYWNQAIHQCDYLENVDCDATVAPVDPTDAPNTDTPNTDEPNTDEPDTAEPPTDNPVDSVCAGQPADQVVFLPYPDDCTKYYECYGGRGDLMSCPDGLFWNEPASVCDFECVP
- the LOC126264546 gene encoding peritrophin-1-like yields the protein MNPGKLLLSFGIITCSVYSQSTTDLSKTTQVVDPICKGYDLDKTTFLAYPDDCSKYYVCYQGTAIPFECPSLLQWNDDTKSCDYEENAPCGLQETNSLEDAPDKICEGLPLDEVTFLSNPEDCSKYYECYQGVANNFECEPPLLWNPDIDQCDLKENVTCDRDILL